A portion of the Drosophila innubila isolate TH190305 chromosome 3L unlocalized genomic scaffold, UK_Dinn_1.0 0_D_3L, whole genome shotgun sequence genome contains these proteins:
- the LOC117788157 gene encoding uncharacterized protein LOC117788157, whose product MRYLLVISLGIVSFARAFPNVEDNPKAEIPEEDKILIRNLAEHGSAFMVASMVTPQKVMEDVVQSILDTKKADKHVLDFLQYRVDRMNGTASVNDKYEVLNPDYMRDLWNIFHIYAKPKYLEKRILFNFWTNGQFDNLIADYNKTVDDLLKLFFIAAKTTNRDYKEFAQGIL is encoded by the exons ATGCGATACTTGCTAGTGATCAGTTTGGGAATTGTG aGCTTTGCAAGAGCGTTTCCAAATGTGGAAGATAACCCTAAGGCTGAAATTCCTGAAGAGGACAAGATTCTGATTAGGAACCTAGCTGAACATGGATCAGCTTTCATGGTTGCGTCGATGGTGACACCACAAAAGGTTATGGAGGATGTTGTACAATCAATACTGGACACTAAAAAAGCTGATAAGCATGTACTTGATTTCCTGCAGTATCGAGTGGATAGGATGAATGGTACGGCAAGCGTTAACGACAAATATGAAGTTCTTAATCCCGATTATATGCGCGATCTCTGGAATATATTTCACATTTATGCGAAGCCCAAATATCTGGAAAAACGAatccttttcaatttttggacTAATGGGCAATTCGACAACTTAATAGCCGATTATAATAAGACCGTAGATGACCtgctaaaattgttttttatagctGCAAAAACGACTAACAGAGACTACAAAGAATTTGCACAGGGAATCCTTTGA